Proteins encoded by one window of Fusarium graminearum PH-1 chromosome 1, whole genome shotgun sequence:
- a CDS encoding ammonium transporter MEP2, giving the protein MSPSRRATSPVSTLTSLSLCNPSTLAFLFLYHSSQARNHVAAMGGDGDARGATNLKYNGTGAIGANPLDMNVNDWYEAGDIAWMLSATALVLLMIPGVGAAVTTFQWFFWGFSLTFSHTAGPFIGDLANFGFRDVLARPSVGSAHLPDMMFAVYQGMFSALTVALATGAVAERGRMLPCIIFIFVWATIVYDPIACWTWNPNGWSNKMGGLDFAGGTPVHIASGSAALAYSMMLGKRSGHGTHELNYRPHNATHIVTGTVFLWVGWFGFNAGSALSANLRGVMAAVVTNLAACVGGITWCLLDYRLERKFSTVGFCSGVVAGLVCITPGSGYVPPWAAVIFGVLGAAGSNYATKVKFLLGIDDALDIFAVHGVGGLIGNICTAFFASPTIAALDGYSRIKGGWVEHHWAQMGYQLADSICGGLYSFTVTCLILFLMNLIPGLRLRVDGEAELQGIDDAEIGEFAYDYVELTREVVSDMDNESGSRYSADPTAFQHYEKNHIPMIDARMFGGQPAHAPVAFPQ; this is encoded by the exons ATGTCACCCTCACGTCGTGCAACCTCACCAgtctcgaccttgacctccCTGTCGCTCTGTAATCCTTCAACTCTGGCATTTCTATTTCTATATCACTCCTCCCAAGCCAGAAATCACGTCGCGGCCATGGGAGGCGACGGTGACGCCAGAGGAGCAACCAACCTCAAGTATAACGGTACAGGAGCCATAGGTGCAAATCCACTCGACATGAATGTCAATGACTGGTACGAG GCTGGAGATATCGCGTGGATGCTCTCAGCCACTGCTCTAGTATTATTAATGATTCCTGGCGTCGG CGCTGCAGTAACAACCTTTCAATGGTTCTTCTGGGGCTTCTCGCTTACATTTTCACATACGGCAGGTCCCTTCATCGGTGACCTGGCCAACTTTGGCTTCCGCGATGTCTTGGCTCGTCCTTCGGTGGGCTCGGCGCATCTCCCGGACATGATGTTTGCCGTGTATCAGGGCATGTTCTCTGCCCTGACCGTAGCTCTCGCTACCGGAGCCGTCGCCGAGCGTGGCCGGATGCTCCcctgcatcatcttcatcttcgtgTGGGCCACTATCGTCTACGACCCCATCGcatgttggacttggaacCCTAATGGCTGGTCCAACAAGATGGGTGGCCTGGACTTTGCCGGAGGTACCCCGGTGCACATTGCTTCGGGAAGTGCTGCTCTGGCCTACTCCATGATGCTGGGCAAGCGCAGTGGTCACGGAACCCATGAGCTCAACTACCGCCCACACAATGCTACTCATATCGTGACTGGAACCGTCTTCCTCTGGGTCGGGTGGTTTGGCTTCAATGCTGGCTCTGCCCTCTCAGCTAACCTTCGGGGTGTCATGGCAGCTGTAGTAACTAACCTAGCTGCCTGTGTCGGTGGAATTACCTGGTGTCTTTTGGACTACCGCCTCGAGAGGAAGTTCTCCACTGTTGGGTTCTGTTCCGGTGTCGTTGCTGGTCTTGTCTGCATCACCCCTGGTTCCG GCTATGTCCCTCCTTGGGCAGCTGTTATCTTTGGTGTTCTTGGCGCTGCCGGTTCGAACTACGCTACCAAGGTCAAATTCCTTCTCGGAATCGACGATGCCCTCGATATTTTCGCCGTCCACGGTGTTGGCGGTCTCATCGGCAATATTTGCACCGCCTTCTTCGCCAGTCCGACTATCGCTGCTCTCGACGGTTATTCTCGCATCAAGGGTGGATGGGTTGAGCATCACTGGGCACAGATGGGTTATCAGCTTGCTGACTCTATCTGCGGAGGCTTGTACTCTTTCACCGTCACATGCCTTATCCTTTTCCTCATGAACCTTATTCCCGGACTGCGCCTGCGTGTCGACGGGGAGGCTGAGCTTCAAGGTATCGACGACGCCGAGATTGGAGAGTTCGCATACGACTATGTTGAGCTCACCCGAGAAGTTGTCAGCGATATGGATAATGAATCTGGAAGCCGATACTCAGCTGATCCTACGGCATTTCAACACTACGAGAAGAACCATATTCCCATGATCGATGCTCGCATGTTTGGTGGCCAGCCCGCCCATGCTCCTGTAGCATTCCCTCAGTGA